In one Buteo buteo chromosome 10, bButBut1.hap1.1, whole genome shotgun sequence genomic region, the following are encoded:
- the KLHL33 gene encoding kelch-like protein 33 codes for MWVAEGPAPAQWSLRDGAHARHFLATADHLRTAGLLVDVAVGPEGDMAHAVVLASISSFFLRFLESRTRELRQGPPPSLPLPPGATLWGWRAVLAFAYGGTVPHGREKEVEEAARVLGAPRVVAACAPRLESDPQEGGPEPLEEQWETLRAMEQLHASGLGCDLQLWAGDEVIPVQRLALSCSCDFFRALFTSPMREATHDPATPLATGLSPAELRLLLSFAYTGAVAGPWPAVLEAAETSLRYQAWGLLTLCLDVFTRGLTPETGLDVLAFAVAYGLAQVGRVAEDYILATFPSVVATPAFLDLPAHLLIRLLRSDGLNVLHELEALEAASRWLMANGNGQEDLAKEVLSSVRFALMSGRELKKVPSVAAGVADPKVLRELMVESLAPMAQLPCRVRSLQEVLVVCGGDKLTANLAARKPSRHLWFAHRYLSAVGLVKRVEWRALGHFPDGPRFRHAVAVVGNILYVLGGKCYYGVRDTLASVYRYQPMDDSWERRASMTCGRSYFAAVALGDFIYALGGSSGEIYCTDTVECYDLANDIWRRCQPLPMALCGHAACALDGTLYVSGGCDEACQCQASLLRYSPGEPAKLLAPMNGQRAGHIMEEAGGQLYVAGGLCQRDGQTGYRDQLAFEVYSPKLDIWVLLSPLPHAHVAGGAAVLGGELLVLGGYSHETYKDTHLIHAYQPGTRRWITRGTLPHAYTDFQACVLTVPPALRGPSCVEDPLRSPETPNNT; via the exons ATGTGGGTTGCCGAggggccagccccagcccagtgGAGCCTGCGGGATGGGGCCCACGCCAGACACTTCCTGGCCACGGCCGACCACCTCCGCACCGCGGGACTGCTGGTGGACGTGGCCGTGGGGCCGGAGGGCGACATGGCCCACGCCGTGGTCCTGGCCTCCAtcagctccttcttcctccgCTTCCTGGAGAGCAGGACCAGAGAGCTGCGCCAGGGCCCCCCGCCCAGCCTCCCCCTGCCACCTGGGGCCACGCTGTGGGGTTGGCGGGCCGTGCTTGCCTTCGCCTATGGGGGAACCGTGCCCCACGGCcgggagaaggaggtggaggaggctGCCCGGGTCCTCGGGGCCCCCCGGGTGGTGGCTGCCTGTGCCCCGCGGCTGGAGAGTGACCCCCAGGAGGGGGGTCCTGAGCCCCTGGAGGAGCAGTGGGAGACACTAAGAGCCATGGAGCAACTCCATGCCAGCGGCCTGGGCTGCGACCTCCAGCTCTGGGCAGGGGACGAGGTCATCCCAg ttCAGCGCCTGGCCCTGAGCTGCTCCTGTGACTTCTTCCGGGCCCTCTTCACTTCCCCCATGCGGGAGGCCACCCACGACCCCGCTACCCCGCTGGCCACGGGGCTGTCCCCAGCCGAGCTTcgcctcctcctctccttcgCCTACACGGGGGCGGTGGCAGGGCCGTGGCCTGCGGTCCTGGAGGCAGCCGAGACCTCCCTGCGCTACCAGGCCTGGGGGCTCCTCACCCTCTGCCTGGATGTTTTCACTCGTGGCCTGACCCCAGAAACTGGCCTGGACGTGCTGGCCTTCGCTGTGGCTTACGGGCTGGCCCAGGTGGGCCGCGTAGCAGAGGACTACATCTTGGCCACCTTCCCCAGTGTGGTGGCCACACCGGCCTTCCTGGATCTTCCTGCGCACCTCCTAATCCGCCTCCTCCGCTCGGACGGTCTCAATGTCCTCCATGAACTGGAGGCCTTGGAAGCAGCGTCACGGTGGCTTATGGCCAATGGAAATGGCCAAGAGGATCTAGCCAAGGAGGTCCTGTCATCTGTTCGCTTTGCCCTCATGTCCGGCCGGGAGCTGAAGAAGGTCCCGTCGGTGGCTGCAGGGGTAGCTGACCCAAAGGTCCTCCGTGAGCTCATGGTAGAAAGTTTGGCCCCCATGGCCCAGCTGCCATGCCGGGTGCGTTCCTTGCAAGAGGTGCTCGTGGTTTGTGGTGGAGACAAACTGACGGCCAACCTGGCTGCCCGGAAGCCCAGCCGACACCTCTGGTTTGCTCACCGCTACCTCAGTGCTGTGGGTCTGGTGAAGCGGGTGGAGTGGCGGGCACTGGGACACTTTCCTGATGGCCCACGCTTCCGCcatgctgtagctgttgtgggCAACATCCTCTACGTCTTGGGTGGAAAATGCTACTACGGGGTCCGTGACACCCTGGCCAGTGTCTACAG GTATCAGCCTATGGATGATTCCTGGGAGCGCCGGGCCAGCATGACCTGTGGGCGAAGCTACTTTGCTGCTGTGGCACTAGGGGATTTCATCTATGCCCTGGGGGGCAGCTCGGGGGAGATCTACTGCACAGACACTGTGGAGTGCTATGACCTGGCCAATGACATCTGGAG GAGGTGCCAGCCCCTGCCAATGGCTCTGTGTGGGCACGCGGCGTGTGCCCTGGACGGTACCCTCTACGTGTCAGGGGGGTGTGACGAGGCATGCCAGTGCCAGGCGTCCTTGCTGCGCTACAGCCCGGGTGAACCTGCCAAGCTCCTGGCCCCCATGAATGGCCAGCGAGCTGGCCACATCATGGAGGAGGCGGGTGGGCAGCTCTATGTGGCCGGGGGGCTGTGCCAGCGGGACGGGCAGACTGGCTACAGGGACCAGCTGGCCTTTGAGGTCTACAGCCCCAAGCTGGACATCTGGGTCCTCCTcagccccctgccccatgcCCATGTAGCTGGGGGCgcagctgtgctggggggggaacTGCTCGTACTGGGAGGGTACAGTCATGAGACCTACAAGGACACCCACTTGATCCATGCCTACCAGCCAGGCACCCGGCGCTGGATCACCCGGGGCACCTTGCCCCATGCCTATACTGACTTCCAAGCCTGTGTCCTCACTGTACCGCCTGCCTTGCGTGGCCCCAGCTGCGTTGAGGACCCCTTGAGATCACCTGAAACCCCCAATAATACCTAG